The following coding sequences are from one Paenibacillus sp. JDR-2 window:
- the ftsY gene encoding signal recognition particle-docking protein FtsY: MSFFKKLKESIASKTEAVTTIFKEGLTKTRVALVEKVEELITRRKKIDEEFYEELEEILIGADVGVNTVMTLIDELRAEVKKRKIEQAAELQPILSEKLIGLLKGEQNPGLQMAKSGITVILFVGVNGVGKTTTIGKLAHKFKSEGKSVLLAAGDTFRAAAIEQLEVWGQRVGVDVIKQQSGSDPAAVMFDAVQAAKQRGVDVLLCDTAGRLQNKSNLMEELNKIFRVIQREIPDAPHEVLLVLDATTGQNALSQAKLFGEKSGVTGLVLTKLDGTAKGGIVIAIRNELNLPVKLVGLGEKMTDLQEFDSVQFVHALFAGLIQREEEQSETN, encoded by the coding sequence ATGAGTTTTTTCAAAAAGCTGAAGGAAAGCATCGCTTCGAAGACCGAAGCGGTAACCACGATATTTAAAGAAGGCCTGACTAAGACGCGCGTTGCTCTTGTCGAGAAGGTCGAAGAGCTGATTACACGCCGTAAAAAAATCGATGAAGAGTTCTACGAGGAGCTCGAAGAAATTCTCATCGGCGCCGATGTTGGCGTCAATACGGTCATGACTTTGATCGATGAACTCCGCGCAGAAGTGAAGAAGCGGAAAATCGAACAAGCAGCCGAACTGCAGCCAATCCTGTCGGAAAAGCTGATCGGCCTGCTGAAGGGGGAGCAGAATCCCGGCCTTCAAATGGCGAAAAGCGGCATTACCGTTATTTTGTTTGTTGGCGTTAACGGCGTCGGCAAAACAACAACAATCGGCAAGCTCGCCCATAAATTCAAAAGCGAAGGCAAAAGCGTGCTTCTGGCAGCTGGCGACACGTTCCGTGCGGCTGCTATCGAGCAGCTTGAAGTATGGGGTCAGCGCGTAGGCGTTGACGTGATCAAGCAGCAATCCGGATCGGACCCGGCTGCGGTTATGTTTGATGCGGTTCAAGCGGCTAAGCAGCGCGGCGTTGATGTCCTTCTCTGCGATACGGCTGGCCGTCTACAGAACAAATCAAACCTGATGGAAGAGCTGAACAAGATTTTCCGCGTTATCCAGCGCGAAATTCCGGATGCCCCGCATGAAGTGCTGCTTGTGCTTGATGCGACAACGGGCCAGAACGCTCTCAGCCAAGCTAAGCTCTTTGGCGAGAAAAGCGGTGTTACCGGTCTTGTGCTGACCAAGCTTGACGGCACGGCAAAAGGCGGTATTGTAATCGCCATCCGCAATGAACTGAACCTTCCGGTGAAGCTAGTAGGTCTTGGCGAGAAGATGACGGATCTGCAGGAATTCGACTCCGTGCAGTTCGTTCATGCTTTGTTTGCAGGGCTGATCCAGCGTGAAGAAGAACAGTCCGAAACAAATTAA
- the smc gene encoding chromosome segregation protein SMC, translating to MFLKRIELSGFKSFADKTEMEFVTGITAVVGPNGSGKSNISDGIRWVLGEQSAKSLRGGKMEDIIFAGSDARKAVNYGEVSLTLDNGDGALPLEYNEVTVTRRVHRSGDSEYMINKQSCRLKDITELFMDTGIGKEAYSIIGQGRIEEILSTRSEDRRGIFEEASGIVKYKSRKREAQRKLEDTENNLLRIHDLVTELEDQVEPLRIQSEKAIHFKQLREQLKTQEISMYVHNIENVYGSWSEANTKLERLKHEQLELSTVVSKHDAHLEKDRQVLRELEEALDRLHGDMLHYSEEYEKCEGFGEVLKERKKNLEQNKKQLEETISAQDERIAALTSEEAEFRNRAAVLELQLAELKQKLAVEENNLIGVSGGTAVDAEEMLKGELLEVLSTMAQLRNEIRYAAQQQEAVQRRMERLSDEEAKWTEQQRKLNARRAELEKQLEATLDAISKARTKYIDQAEKAKELGQISEDATAALRKWEQKLDAQVSRRDTMKEMQDALDGFMHGVREVLKASRKSSGSGGISGVHGAVAELVRVPERIETAVETALGGALQHIVMEDEKSARSAISFLKQRQLGRATFLPLDVIRGRHVPEHEKRMAESVDGFVGVAADLVSCEPRYEAIIQNLLGNVLLAETLEQANRIASKCQYRYRVVTLEGDVVNAGGSMTGGSLQKKGASLLGRQRQIEALDQEIMEGEKTIAQLRDKLSDVRKEQSILSQKMEELRSQAEQYRIDEQQVRAELQQLNNEAKHLTEQEQLFTADRTNHTAEQQSMQDMATEAEVRLEQLTADEARLQEAIRLAEERRKASETAKEELQVQLTDLKISVAKTDQEKQSFEDQAARVRADIQRAKQELASYRTLFSQQDAEMERHGGETVAQIEQLNHLRLKKQECAEQTDLKRSARADRVKELEQGESDTKEQRGQLRQVEDQMRQTEIAANRLDVELDNLLRKLSEEYELSFELAKEQYPVPEDIVGTQNAVRDIKRQITALGDVNLGAIEEYERVRERFEFLTEQKDDLVEAKTTLYQVIREMDEEMSKRFRSTFDQIRRHFVVVFAKLFGGGRADLVLVDPERVLDTGIDIVAQPPGKKLQNLQLLSGGERALTAIALLFAILQVKPVPFCVLDEVEAALDEANVARFAQYLREFSGLTQFIVVTHRKGTMEEADVLYGVTMEEGGVSKLVSVRLEEDAEEQESA from the coding sequence ATGTTCCTGAAACGTATAGAATTATCGGGTTTTAAATCGTTTGCCGACAAGACGGAAATGGAATTCGTCACCGGCATTACGGCTGTTGTCGGACCTAACGGCAGCGGTAAAAGCAATATTTCGGACGGCATCCGCTGGGTGCTGGGCGAACAAAGCGCCAAAAGCCTTCGCGGCGGAAAGATGGAAGATATTATTTTTGCCGGAAGCGACGCGCGCAAGGCAGTTAACTATGGTGAAGTATCGCTGACGCTTGATAACGGCGATGGGGCACTGCCGCTCGAATATAATGAAGTGACGGTTACCCGCCGTGTCCATCGGAGCGGCGATAGCGAATATATGATAAACAAGCAGTCTTGCCGGTTGAAGGATATTACCGAGCTGTTTATGGATACAGGTATCGGTAAAGAAGCCTACTCCATCATCGGACAAGGCCGTATTGAGGAAATATTAAGTACCCGTTCGGAAGACCGCAGGGGTATTTTCGAAGAAGCGTCAGGCATTGTTAAATACAAGTCGCGTAAACGCGAAGCCCAGCGCAAGCTGGAAGATACGGAAAACAATCTTCTCCGGATCCATGACCTAGTGACTGAGCTGGAAGATCAGGTAGAGCCGCTTCGCATTCAATCGGAGAAAGCCATCCACTTCAAGCAGCTCAGGGAGCAATTGAAAACGCAGGAGATCTCGATGTACGTACATAACATTGAGAACGTGTACGGCTCTTGGTCGGAAGCGAATACCAAGCTGGAGCGTCTGAAGCATGAACAGCTGGAGCTGTCTACCGTTGTCAGCAAGCATGATGCCCATCTGGAGAAGGACCGCCAGGTGCTTCGCGAGCTGGAGGAAGCGCTCGACCGTCTTCATGGGGACATGCTTCACTACAGTGAAGAGTACGAGAAATGCGAAGGCTTTGGCGAGGTTCTGAAGGAACGGAAGAAGAACCTGGAGCAAAATAAAAAGCAGCTCGAAGAAACGATTTCCGCCCAGGATGAGAGAATCGCTGCGCTGACCAGCGAAGAAGCGGAATTCCGCAATCGCGCCGCGGTATTGGAATTGCAGCTGGCCGAGCTGAAGCAAAAGCTTGCTGTCGAAGAAAATAATTTAATTGGCGTATCCGGCGGTACAGCGGTGGATGCGGAAGAAATGCTGAAGGGCGAATTGCTGGAAGTGCTCAGCACGATGGCTCAGCTTCGCAACGAAATCCGTTACGCTGCCCAGCAGCAGGAAGCGGTTCAGCGGCGCATGGAACGCCTCAGCGATGAGGAAGCCAAGTGGACGGAGCAGCAGCGCAAGCTGAATGCCCGGAGAGCAGAGCTGGAGAAGCAGCTTGAAGCAACCCTTGATGCGATCAGCAAGGCGCGCACCAAATATATCGATCAAGCGGAGAAAGCCAAGGAGCTTGGCCAAATATCAGAGGATGCAACGGCTGCGCTTCGCAAATGGGAGCAGAAGCTCGACGCGCAAGTCTCACGTCGCGATACGATGAAGGAAATGCAGGATGCGTTGGATGGCTTTATGCATGGCGTCCGCGAAGTGCTTAAAGCATCCCGCAAATCTTCCGGTTCCGGAGGAATCAGCGGTGTGCATGGAGCCGTAGCCGAGCTTGTCCGTGTACCCGAGAGAATTGAGACCGCTGTAGAAACCGCGTTAGGCGGCGCCTTGCAGCATATCGTTATGGAAGACGAGAAATCGGCACGAAGCGCAATTTCCTTCCTGAAGCAGCGTCAGCTAGGCCGCGCGACCTTCCTTCCGCTTGACGTTATCCGTGGTCGTCATGTCCCTGAACATGAAAAGCGGATGGCCGAGTCGGTTGACGGCTTTGTAGGTGTTGCGGCAGATTTGGTGTCCTGCGAACCGCGTTACGAAGCAATTATTCAAAATTTGCTCGGCAACGTGCTTTTGGCCGAAACTCTTGAGCAAGCCAACCGTATTGCATCCAAATGCCAATACCGCTATCGCGTCGTTACGCTGGAAGGCGATGTTGTAAATGCCGGCGGTTCGATGACAGGCGGCAGCCTTCAGAAGAAGGGGGCAAGCTTGCTTGGCCGTCAGCGCCAGATTGAAGCATTGGATCAAGAGATTATGGAAGGCGAGAAAACAATCGCACAGCTGCGGGATAAGTTAAGCGATGTCCGCAAGGAGCAATCCATCCTCTCGCAAAAAATGGAGGAGCTTCGCTCGCAGGCTGAGCAATACCGGATTGACGAGCAGCAGGTCCGTGCCGAGCTGCAGCAGCTGAACAATGAGGCGAAGCACCTCACCGAGCAAGAACAGCTGTTTACGGCAGACCGTACGAATCATACGGCTGAGCAGCAATCGATGCAGGATATGGCGACGGAGGCCGAGGTGCGGCTTGAGCAGCTGACGGCAGACGAAGCCCGTCTGCAAGAAGCGATCAGGCTTGCCGAAGAGCGCCGCAAAGCAAGCGAGACGGCGAAGGAAGAACTGCAGGTTCAGCTGACGGACTTGAAAATTTCCGTAGCGAAAACCGATCAGGAGAAGCAATCCTTCGAGGATCAGGCAGCGCGCGTCCGAGCCGATATTCAGCGCGCCAAGCAGGAGCTCGCAAGCTACCGCACTCTCTTTAGTCAGCAGGATGCCGAAATGGAGCGTCACGGCGGGGAGACGGTTGCCCAGATCGAGCAGTTGAACCATTTGCGCTTGAAGAAGCAGGAATGCGCGGAACAGACGGACCTGAAGCGATCAGCCCGCGCTGACCGCGTGAAGGAGCTGGAGCAGGGCGAGAGCGATACGAAGGAACAGCGCGGACAGCTCCGTCAGGTGGAGGATCAGATGCGCCAGACCGAAATCGCGGCCAACCGCCTAGACGTTGAGCTGGACAACCTGCTCCGCAAGCTGAGCGAGGAATATGAGCTCAGCTTCGAACTGGCGAAGGAGCAGTATCCGGTGCCCGAGGACATCGTCGGCACGCAAAACGCGGTCCGCGATATCAAGCGTCAAATTACGGCGCTTGGCGACGTGAACCTTGGCGCGATCGAAGAATATGAGCGCGTAAGAGAGCGTTTCGAGTTCCTTACCGAGCAGAAGGATGACCTGGTTGAAGCCAAAACTACTTTATATCAGGTAATCCGCGAGATGGATGAAGAGATGTCCAAGCGCTTCCGGTCAACCTTCGATCAGATCCGCAGACATTTCGTGGTTGTATTCGCGAAGTTGTTCGGCGGAGGCCGAGCTGACCTGGTTCTGGTTGATCCTGAGCGGGTCTTGGATACAGGGATTGATATCGTCGCTCAGCCTCCGGGCAAAAAGCTGCAAAACCTGCAGCTGTTATCCGGCGGAGAGCGGGCGCTTACAGCTATCGCCTTATTATTTGCCATTCTGCAGGTGAAGCCAGTGCCGTTTTGCGTGCTTGACGAAGTAGAAGCGGCGCTTGATGAAGCGAACGTTGCCCGTTTTGCCCAATACCTGCGTGAGTTCTCCGGTCTTACACAGTTTATCGTCGTGACTCACCGGAAAGGCACGATGGAGGAAGCCGATGTCCTGTACGGCGTAACGATGGAGGAAGGCGGCGTATCGAAGCTGGTTTCCGTGCGCCTCGAAGAAGATGCGGAAGAGCAGGAATCCGCATAA
- the rnc gene encoding ribonuclease III gives MKRDSINELQTRLQLRFKQLKLLKQAFTHTSYVNEHKHGTIEHNERLEFLGDAVLQLLVSEYLFAAYPNRPEGELTRMRASVVCEPSLAQFAERLELGAHIQLGRGEEQLGGRQRPALLADLFEAFVGAIFLDAGIERTRAFLETHMFPYIESNDYGLLVKDFKSKLQERAQHKGLGAVEYRIMEERGPAHDREFVVEVCIGEIPYGNGSGRTKKEAEQRAAAVAWQSLTE, from the coding sequence ATGAAGCGTGATTCCATTAACGAGCTGCAGACCCGTCTGCAGCTTCGCTTCAAACAGCTGAAGCTGCTGAAGCAGGCTTTTACGCATACTTCCTATGTCAATGAACACAAACATGGGACGATCGAGCATAATGAACGCCTGGAATTTCTAGGTGACGCTGTTCTGCAGCTGCTCGTATCGGAATACTTGTTTGCGGCGTATCCGAACCGTCCGGAAGGTGAGCTGACCCGTATGCGTGCATCTGTCGTTTGCGAGCCTTCATTGGCCCAATTCGCGGAGCGGCTGGAGCTTGGCGCCCATATTCAGCTTGGCAGAGGCGAAGAGCAGCTTGGAGGAAGACAGCGTCCCGCGCTGCTCGCCGATTTGTTTGAAGCTTTTGTTGGAGCGATATTCCTAGACGCCGGCATCGAACGGACAAGAGCGTTTCTTGAGACGCATATGTTCCCGTACATTGAATCCAATGACTACGGGCTGCTTGTGAAGGACTTCAAGTCCAAGCTGCAGGAGCGTGCCCAGCACAAGGGGCTAGGCGCGGTAGAATACCGGATTATGGAAGAGCGTGGACCTGCCCATGACCGCGAGTTTGTCGTCGAGGTTTGCATCGGCGAAATTCCTTACGGAAACGGCAGCGGCAGAACGAAGAAGGAAGCGGAGCAGCGTGCTGCGGCAGTTGCTTGGCAATCGCTAACGGAATAA
- the fabF gene encoding beta-ketoacyl-ACP synthase II, giving the protein MKQRVVVTGMGVITSLGADLEQFWGNLMEGKSGVSHIEAFDVSEYPTQIAAEVKNFNPEDYNLDKKEARRMDRFVQFASVASLSAVKDAGLEIGTNVDPERVGVIVGSGIGGLGTWEDQHNILLEKGPKRVSPFFIPMMIANMASGQVSMLTGAKGPNSTAVTACATGTHSIGDSYKMIQRGDADVMICGGAEATIRPTGLAGFCSMRAMSVRNDEPEKASRPFDIDRDGFIMGEGAGVLILESLEHAQQRGAHIYAEVIGYGMSGDAHHMTEPDPDGAARCMVKALKDAGIEPEAIDYINAHGTSTPVGDRSETSAIKKAFGDHAYKLAVSSTKSMTGHLLGAAGGVEAVILGLTLQNGIIAPTINLENQDPELDLDYVPNTPRKADVRTALSNSFGFGGHNATIVMKVYEA; this is encoded by the coding sequence ATGAAGCAAAGAGTTGTTGTTACCGGCATGGGGGTTATTACCTCGCTAGGGGCAGACCTGGAGCAGTTCTGGGGGAATTTGATGGAAGGAAAATCAGGCGTATCGCATATCGAAGCGTTTGATGTATCCGAATATCCAACCCAAATTGCCGCTGAAGTGAAAAACTTTAATCCCGAAGATTATAATCTTGATAAAAAAGAAGCTCGCCGCATGGACCGTTTCGTTCAATTCGCGTCTGTAGCGAGCTTGAGCGCGGTAAAAGATGCCGGCCTTGAGATCGGCACAAACGTTGATCCTGAACGTGTAGGTGTAATCGTCGGCTCTGGTATCGGCGGACTTGGCACTTGGGAAGATCAGCATAACATTTTGCTGGAGAAAGGTCCTAAGCGCGTAAGCCCGTTCTTCATCCCTATGATGATCGCGAACATGGCTTCCGGCCAAGTATCGATGCTGACTGGAGCGAAAGGCCCGAACAGCACAGCGGTAACCGCATGTGCAACGGGTACTCACTCTATCGGCGATTCGTATAAAATGATTCAACGCGGCGATGCCGACGTCATGATCTGCGGCGGTGCGGAAGCGACAATCCGGCCTACAGGTCTTGCAGGCTTCTGCTCGATGCGCGCGATGTCCGTTCGCAATGACGAACCTGAAAAGGCGAGTCGCCCGTTTGATATCGACCGTGATGGTTTCATTATGGGCGAAGGTGCGGGCGTCTTGATTCTGGAATCGCTTGAACATGCACAACAGCGTGGCGCTCATATTTATGCCGAAGTTATTGGCTATGGCATGAGCGGCGATGCTCATCATATGACGGAGCCGGATCCGGACGGAGCTGCTCGTTGTATGGTGAAAGCTTTGAAGGACGCTGGAATTGAGCCTGAAGCGATTGATTATATTAATGCACACGGCACATCGACGCCAGTAGGGGACCGTTCGGAAACGAGTGCAATTAAGAAGGCATTTGGCGACCATGCCTATAAACTGGCCGTCAGCTCAACGAAATCGATGACGGGCCATTTGCTTGGTGCTGCAGGCGGCGTTGAAGCGGTTATCCTTGGTCTTACGCTCCAAAACGGTATTATTGCTCCAACCATTAACTTGGAGAATCAAGATCCTGAGCTTGACCTGGATTACGTGCCAAATACGCCGCGTAAAGCGGATGTCAGAACGGCGCTGTCCAATTCGTTCGGCTTCGGCGGTCATAACGCGACGATCGTGATGAAAGTCTATGAAGCGTGA
- a CDS encoding acyl carrier protein — protein MSEVVERVKRIVVDRLGVDEAEVTLEASFKDDLGADSLDVVELVMELEDEFDLEISDEDAETITTVGEVVNYIQSHT, from the coding sequence ATGTCCGAAGTAGTAGAACGTGTAAAACGTATCGTCGTCGACAGACTTGGCGTAGACGAAGCGGAAGTCACGCTGGAAGCTTCCTTCAAAGATGACCTCGGCGCTGACTCTCTTGATGTCGTTGAGTTGGTCATGGAATTGGAAGATGAGTTTGACCTGGAGATCTCTGATGAAGATGCAGAGACGATCACCACGGTGGGAGAAGTAGTCAATTACATACAATCTCATACGTAA
- the fabG gene encoding 3-oxoacyl-[acyl-carrier-protein] reductase: protein MFASLEGKKALVTGASRGIGRAIAVALAEAGADVAINYSGSEAAAAETAKAVEAFGRRAIILKANVGKTDEFEAMVKEVVDQFGSIDILVNNAGITRDNLIMRMKEEEFDQVIETNLKGVFNGIKAVTRPMMKQRTGRIINISSVVGVLGNPGQANYVAAKAGVIGLTKSSARELASRGITVNCIAPGFIQTDMTDKLSSEMKESLSSQIPLARLGAAEDIAAAVRFLASDAASYMTGQTVHIDGGMYM from the coding sequence ATGTTTGCTAGTCTTGAAGGCAAAAAAGCGCTTGTAACGGGCGCATCCCGCGGTATCGGCCGTGCCATCGCGGTTGCGTTAGCGGAAGCTGGCGCCGATGTAGCGATCAACTACTCGGGCAGCGAGGCAGCTGCGGCGGAGACAGCCAAAGCGGTTGAAGCGTTTGGCCGACGCGCTATCATTCTGAAAGCGAACGTTGGCAAAACCGATGAATTCGAAGCTATGGTCAAAGAAGTTGTCGATCAATTTGGTTCAATCGATATTTTGGTGAATAACGCAGGCATTACAAGAGATAATTTAATTATGCGTATGAAAGAAGAGGAATTTGACCAAGTTATTGAGACGAACTTGAAGGGCGTCTTTAACGGGATCAAAGCGGTTACGCGGCCTATGATGAAGCAGCGTACCGGACGCATTATTAACATCTCTTCGGTAGTTGGCGTGCTCGGAAATCCGGGTCAGGCGAACTATGTCGCGGCGAAAGCAGGCGTAATCGGCCTTACGAAGTCGAGCGCGCGCGAGCTTGCATCCCGCGGCATTACCGTAAATTGCATTGCCCCAGGCTTTATTCAAACGGATATGACGGACAAGCTGTCCTCCGAGATGAAGGAATCGCTTTCTTCGCAAATACCTCTTGCACGCCTTGGCGCGGCTGAGGATATTGCCGCAGCGGTACGCTTCCTCGCATCCGATGCTGCTTCTTATATGACAGGCCAAACCGTCCATATTGACGGCGGTATGTACATGTAA
- the fabD gene encoding ACP S-malonyltransferase codes for MSKTAFVFPGQGAQAVGMGKDAYEAFESSRAVFEQADQALGFKLSDIIFNGPDDVLKQTANTQPALLTVSIALLKALEGRGLKADYVAGHSLGEYSALVAAGVLGFEDAVRTVRARGEFMEQAVPSGQGAMAAVLGAERGVLAELCSKITEEGNTVELANVNCPGQIVVSGSAAGVQAVVERGKEEAGAKRVIPLEVSGPFHSSLMKPAAEKLSGVLSEVSMNDAAIPVVANVTAAPVTEAASIRNLLVEQVYSPVLWEDSIRYLAEQGVDTFVEIGSGTVLAGLIKKVDKNLRVISVNNIAALETL; via the coding sequence TTGAGCAAAACAGCATTTGTTTTTCCCGGCCAAGGCGCGCAAGCCGTTGGTATGGGCAAAGACGCGTATGAAGCATTTGAAAGCTCCCGCGCTGTATTCGAGCAAGCGGACCAAGCGCTGGGCTTCAAGCTTAGCGATATTATTTTTAACGGTCCGGACGATGTGTTGAAGCAGACTGCAAATACGCAACCGGCGCTTCTGACGGTAAGTATTGCCCTGCTGAAGGCGCTTGAAGGCCGCGGACTGAAGGCCGATTACGTGGCTGGCCATAGCCTTGGCGAGTACAGCGCGCTGGTTGCAGCTGGCGTACTCGGCTTTGAGGATGCGGTCCGCACGGTTCGTGCGCGGGGCGAGTTCATGGAGCAGGCTGTCCCTAGCGGGCAAGGCGCCATGGCAGCCGTTCTTGGAGCAGAACGCGGCGTTCTGGCCGAATTATGTTCGAAGATCACAGAAGAAGGAAATACGGTTGAACTAGCGAATGTTAACTGTCCGGGTCAAATCGTTGTTTCCGGTTCGGCAGCCGGTGTTCAAGCGGTTGTTGAGCGGGGCAAAGAAGAAGCTGGCGCGAAGCGTGTCATTCCACTGGAAGTAAGCGGTCCGTTCCATTCCTCGCTAATGAAGCCAGCGGCTGAGAAGCTGTCCGGCGTTTTGTCGGAAGTGTCGATGAACGATGCCGCTATTCCGGTAGTAGCAAACGTAACGGCTGCTCCGGTGACGGAAGCGGCTTCGATCCGCAATCTTCTGGTCGAGCAGGTTTATTCTCCTGTTCTATGGGAAGACAGCATCCGTTATTTGGCTGAACAGGGCGTAGATACTTTTGTTGAGATCGGTTCGGGCACTGTGCTTGCCGGTTTGATCAAGAAAGTCGACAAAAATCTGCGCGTTATCTCGGTAAACAACATTGCTGCATTGGAAACACTGTAG
- a CDS encoding beta-ketoacyl-ACP synthase III, with product MNLHPVGIIGTGKYVPDRILSNQELEQMVETNDEWIVTRTGIRERRLAAAEQATSDLAYQASLKAIEAAGITIEDIDLIIVSTITPDTFFPSTACLLQEKLGAKRAAAFDLSAACSGFIYGLATASNMIATGMYKHVLVVGAETLSRITDYTDRNTCILFGDGAGAVVLGQVEEGRGFKSFELGADGGGGDLLKVSGGGSRMPSTAESVESKQHYIHMAGNEVFKFAVRIMGNAAEEALRKAGMNKEDINLLVPHQANVRIIQSALNRLNLSEEKCMINLDKYGNMSAASIPVALAEAVEQGKVNDGDCLVFVGFGGGLTWGASVLIW from the coding sequence ATGAATCTACATCCTGTTGGCATTATTGGTACGGGCAAATACGTTCCCGACCGAATTTTATCCAATCAAGAACTTGAACAAATGGTGGAAACCAACGATGAATGGATCGTAACGCGCACGGGTATCCGCGAACGCCGTCTGGCTGCAGCGGAGCAGGCAACATCCGATCTGGCTTATCAGGCTTCGCTGAAAGCAATTGAAGCGGCGGGTATTACCATTGAAGACATTGACCTGATTATCGTGTCGACAATTACGCCGGATACGTTCTTCCCTTCGACGGCATGCCTTCTGCAAGAAAAGCTTGGAGCGAAGAGAGCGGCGGCATTTGATTTGTCCGCAGCTTGCTCCGGATTTATTTACGGTCTGGCAACCGCTTCGAATATGATCGCTACCGGCATGTACAAGCATGTCCTTGTTGTTGGGGCCGAGACCTTGTCCCGCATTACGGATTATACGGATCGCAATACGTGCATCTTGTTTGGCGACGGTGCGGGTGCCGTTGTGCTTGGACAGGTAGAGGAAGGCCGCGGCTTCAAGTCGTTCGAGCTTGGCGCTGACGGCGGCGGCGGAGATCTCCTGAAAGTAAGCGGCGGCGGTTCGCGCATGCCTTCAACGGCGGAAAGCGTTGAGTCGAAGCAGCATTACATTCATATGGCCGGCAACGAAGTGTTTAAATTTGCCGTGCGGATCATGGGCAATGCGGCAGAGGAAGCTCTCCGCAAAGCAGGCATGAACAAAGAGGATATTAATCTGCTTGTTCCTCACCAAGCCAATGTCCGCATCATTCAATCGGCTCTTAACCGTCTTAATCTGTCGGAAGAGAAGTGCATGATTAATTTGGACAAATACGGCAATATGTCTGCTGCATCGATTCCGGTCGCGCTGGCTGAAGCCGTAGAGCAAGGGAAAGTAAACGATGGGGACTGCCTCGTGTTTGTTGGCTTCGGAGGAGGCCTCACCTGGGGCGCTTCCGTATTGATCTGGTAA
- the plsX gene encoding phosphate acyltransferase PlsX: MRIAIDAMGGDHAPGLIVQGVLEAAAEWPDTELVLVGDTAAVEPLLKGQKPANVTLCHTDEVIGPDEEPVKAVRRKKGSSMVVAGQLVREKRADAMISAGNTGALMTTGLLVVGRLEGIERPALAPMLPTMDDVGVLALDLGANMDAKPEHLLQYAIMGSIYRAKVDGFDNPRVGLLNVGTEERKGNELTKAAYDLLDQAPINFIGNVEARDLLNRSCDILICDGFAGNIMLKAMEGTAGSLMSFLKDAFGETMLTKLAAAVMMPRLRALRKKMDYKEHGSAPLLGLNGLVMKCHGSSDAKAVKNAIRQARTAIKAQLTESIAAEIGGRS; encoded by the coding sequence ATGCGGATCGCCATAGATGCGATGGGAGGCGACCACGCGCCTGGGCTTATTGTGCAAGGCGTACTGGAAGCTGCGGCGGAGTGGCCGGACACGGAATTGGTTCTTGTTGGTGATACGGCGGCAGTCGAGCCGCTGCTCAAAGGACAAAAACCGGCCAACGTGACGTTATGCCATACGGATGAGGTGATCGGTCCGGATGAAGAACCGGTCAAAGCGGTTCGCCGAAAAAAAGGCTCGTCCATGGTCGTTGCCGGCCAGCTGGTGCGCGAGAAACGTGCCGATGCGATGATTTCCGCAGGCAACACCGGAGCGTTGATGACTACCGGATTGCTTGTTGTTGGCAGACTGGAAGGAATCGAGCGTCCCGCGCTTGCGCCAATGCTTCCGACAATGGACGATGTAGGGGTTCTTGCGCTTGATCTTGGTGCCAATATGGACGCCAAGCCCGAGCATTTGCTCCAATATGCAATCATGGGCAGTATTTACCGTGCGAAGGTGGATGGCTTTGATAACCCTCGCGTAGGCCTCCTGAATGTCGGCACGGAAGAGCGTAAAGGCAATGAGCTGACGAAAGCGGCTTATGATCTGCTTGATCAGGCTCCGATTAACTTTATCGGCAATGTTGAAGCGCGCGACTTGCTTAATCGCAGCTGTGACATCCTCATTTGCGACGGCTTCGCGGGGAATATTATGCTTAAAGCGATGGAGGGGACAGCGGGATCGCTGATGTCATTCCTGAAAGACGCTTTTGGCGAGACGATGTTGACGAAGCTTGCCGCAGCCGTTATGATGCCAAGACTTCGCGCATTGCGGAAAAAGATGGATTACAAGGAGCATGGGAGCGCTCCGCTGCTTGGCTTGAACGGACTCGTGATGAAATGTCACGGTTCTTCGGATGCTAAGGCTGTGAAAAATGCGATCCGGCAGGCCCGGACGGCTATTAAAGCCCAGCTTACAGAGTCTATCGCGGCGGAAATAGGCGGGAGGTCATGA